One stretch of Lacrimispora sphenoides DNA includes these proteins:
- a CDS encoding coenzyme F420-0:L-glutamate ligase, whose amino-acid sequence MERLIGTVSRGVRAPIIRQGDDIADIVISSVLDAAKSENFELRDRDVVAATEAIVARAQGNYATVDQIAADIKNKFGNETIGIVFPILSRNRFSICLKGIARGAKKIVIMLSYPSDEVGNHLIDLDALDEKGINPWTDVLTEAHYRELFGYRKHTFTGVDYIEYYKELIQKEGCEVEVILANDCRTILNYTKHVLNCDIHTRFRTKRLLKAANAETVFGLDDILTAPVDGSGYNENYGLLGSNKATEDTVKLFPRNCEPIVKKIQDGLLEKTGKHIEVMIYGDGAFKDPMGKIWELADPVVSPAYTEGLEGQPNEVKLKYLADNDFADLSGAELKAAISNYIQSKDSNLVGSMVSQGTPPRRLTDLIGSLCDLTSGSGDKGTPIVLVQGYFDNYTK is encoded by the coding sequence ATGGAGAGATTAATAGGTACTGTATCAAGGGGTGTACGTGCTCCAATTATCAGACAGGGAGACGACATTGCAGATATCGTTATTTCTAGTGTACTTGATGCAGCCAAAAGCGAAAATTTTGAATTGCGTGACCGTGATGTCGTCGCTGCTACCGAGGCCATTGTTGCCCGTGCTCAGGGAAACTATGCTACTGTAGATCAAATCGCCGCTGATATTAAAAATAAATTCGGTAACGAAACCATCGGTATTGTATTTCCTATTTTAAGCCGTAACCGTTTTTCCATTTGTCTAAAGGGAATTGCAAGAGGCGCTAAAAAGATTGTGATCATGTTAAGTTATCCTTCGGATGAGGTAGGGAATCACCTGATCGATCTTGATGCTTTGGATGAAAAAGGCATTAACCCCTGGACTGATGTTTTAACCGAGGCACATTACCGTGAACTTTTTGGCTATCGTAAGCATACTTTTACCGGAGTTGATTACATTGAATACTACAAGGAGCTTATCCAAAAAGAAGGCTGTGAAGTAGAAGTTATTCTTGCAAATGACTGCCGCACAATCTTAAATTATACAAAGCATGTTCTTAACTGCGATATTCATACCCGTTTTAGAACGAAACGCTTATTAAAAGCTGCCAACGCAGAGACTGTTTTTGGTCTCGATGATATCTTAACCGCACCGGTTGATGGCAGTGGATATAACGAAAATTACGGCTTACTTGGCAGCAATAAAGCTACCGAAGACACCGTTAAGTTATTCCCCCGCAACTGCGAACCCATTGTTAAAAAGATTCAAGACGGACTCCTTGAAAAGACTGGAAAGCATATTGAAGTTATGATTTATGGCGACGGTGCTTTCAAAGATCCTATGGGTAAAATTTGGGAATTGGCAGATCCGGTGGTTTCTCCGGCATATACAGAAGGTCTGGAAGGCCAGCCTAATGAAGTAAAATTAAAATATCTTGCTGATAACGATTTTGCTGATTTAAGCGGGGCGGAATTAAAGGCTGCCATTTCAAATTATATTCAAAGCAAGGACAGCAATTTAGTTGGAAGCATGGTATCTCAGGGAACTCCCCCACGCCGGTTAACCGACTTAATCGGTTCCCTCTGTGACCTTACTTCCGGAAGTGGTGACAAAGGAACACCTATCGTATTAGTTCAAGGCTACTTCGATAATTACACTAAATAA
- a CDS encoding pyridoxamine 5'-phosphate oxidase family protein codes for MFREMRRNKQLLSPEDTIAVMDRCTNGILACFGDDDYPYAVPLSYVYFNDKIYFHSAKAGHKVDAITKYPKVSFSVIDEDTIVSKEYTSYFRSVIAFGKARIVEGDERSEAFKALVQKYSGDLPEDVRNKEIAGCTHAYVIAIDIEHITGKEAMEYVRAKQQ; via the coding sequence ATGTTTAGAGAAATGAGAAGAAACAAACAATTATTATCGCCTGAGGATACAATCGCAGTAATGGACAGATGCACCAATGGTATCCTGGCATGCTTCGGGGACGACGATTATCCCTACGCTGTGCCGCTGAGCTACGTATATTTCAATGACAAAATATATTTCCATTCAGCAAAGGCCGGGCATAAAGTTGATGCAATCACAAAATATCCTAAGGTATCTTTTTCGGTCATCGATGAAGATACGATTGTAAGTAAGGAATATACTTCTTACTTCCGCAGTGTTATCGCCTTTGGAAAAGCCAGAATTGTGGAAGGCGATGAACGATCGGAGGCATTTAAGGCTTTGGTGCAAAAATATTCAGGCGATCTGCCGGAAGATGTCAGGAACAAGGAAATAGCCGGATGTACCCATGCTTACGTTATTGCAATTGATATTGAGCACATAACCGGCAAGGAAGCAATGGAGTATGTCAGAGCAAAACAACAATGA
- a CDS encoding nitroreductase family protein, producing MEEIYIRRSIRKFKEQEVEPEKIDKLLRVAMQAPSAANQQPWEFIVVKNKERLAQIAQTSPYAKLAENSAVTFVLLANDKELKVPTGWEQDMSAAAQNMLLEAVHLGLGGVWLGVATSDVVTENVSRLFHLPDNIRPFALISIGYPDGQHNEFVDRYKADRVHYEIW from the coding sequence ATGGAAGAAATTTATATCAGAAGAAGTATTCGTAAGTTTAAAGAGCAGGAAGTGGAACCTGAAAAAATCGATAAGCTGCTGCGCGTAGCTATGCAGGCTCCATCGGCTGCCAATCAGCAGCCCTGGGAATTCATTGTGGTAAAGAATAAGGAAAGACTGGCTCAAATTGCTCAAACTTCTCCTTATGCGAAACTGGCTGAGAATTCCGCTGTAACCTTTGTTTTGCTGGCCAATGACAAAGAATTGAAAGTACCCACCGGTTGGGAGCAGGACATGAGTGCCGCGGCACAAAACATGCTTCTGGAAGCGGTTCATCTGGGACTTGGGGGCGTATGGCTTGGCGTTGCTACATCTGATGTTGTTACAGAAAATGTGAGCCGCTTGTTTCATCTTCCGGATAATATCAGGCCCTTTGCGCTGATTTCTATCGGATACCCTGATGGACAGCATAATGAATTTGTTGACCGTTATAAGGCGGATCGGGTGCATTACGAAATTTGGTGA
- a CDS encoding CD3324 family protein: MSYIKAADVLPKEIIDLIQDYIDGEYIYVPRKEINRKAWGENTSSKEMILIRNMEIYEKYTKGISIDHLSETYYLSPKSIQKIIARLKRKNQ, translated from the coding sequence ATGAGCTATATCAAAGCAGCCGATGTGCTGCCAAAAGAAATAATAGATTTAATACAAGATTATATTGACGGTGAATATATTTACGTCCCAAGAAAAGAAATCAATCGAAAAGCATGGGGAGAAAACACCAGTAGCAAAGAGATGATTCTTATCAGAAACATGGAGATCTACGAAAAATATACAAAAGGAATATCAATTGACCATCTTTCGGAGACTTACTATTTATCACCAAAAAGCATACAAAAAATTATTGCAAGATTAAAACGGAAGAACCAGTAA
- a CDS encoding helix-turn-helix domain-containing protein, which yields MIIKNNKQFNMFPSHIGIRKYILYYNIVFPERDTFMAQYTLMPNACGTLSLAFDGNAVSAELWGASMTPVFLGKEPNSYHILLLIQLSSCGLYQITRQSQWEFADKRISLADIDNELFNSLYQAFIISKTGIELVNASEKILYERMKNHIVSDALLLATSVISDSHGQVQVKEVARQSSYSERHLNRLFLAQIGMNIKDYARLVRFNYVLKHIQKSPCFFAVLSQQAGYFDQAHFDKDFKAISGITPQEYMKTMSDFYYDGTDIYNTISSKEE from the coding sequence TTGATTATCAAAAATAACAAGCAATTCAATATGTTTCCCTCACACATAGGCATAAGAAAATATATTCTCTATTACAACATTGTTTTTCCAGAAAGAGATACATTCATGGCACAATATACGCTCATGCCAAATGCTTGCGGAACATTGTCGCTTGCTTTTGATGGAAACGCTGTAAGTGCTGAGCTTTGGGGAGCATCTATGACGCCTGTTTTCTTAGGGAAGGAACCAAATAGTTATCATATCCTATTGCTTATTCAGCTTTCGTCCTGTGGTTTATATCAAATTACACGTCAAAGTCAGTGGGAGTTTGCCGACAAACGCATTTCGCTTGCTGACATTGACAATGAACTTTTTAATTCACTGTATCAAGCATTTATAATATCAAAAACAGGTATAGAATTGGTAAACGCAAGTGAAAAAATTTTATATGAACGTATGAAAAATCATATTGTTTCGGATGCTTTATTATTAGCGACTTCAGTGATTTCTGATAGTCATGGACAAGTACAAGTGAAAGAAGTCGCCCGGCAATCCAGTTATAGCGAGCGTCATCTAAACCGCTTGTTTCTTGCACAAATCGGAATGAATATTAAGGATTATGCACGCTTAGTCCGCTTTAATTATGTGTTGAAGCACATTCAAAAATCGCCTTGCTTCTTTGCAGTATTGTCACAACAAGCAGGATATTTTGATCAGGCCCACTTTGATAAAGACTTTAAAGCGATTAGTGGTATTACCCCTCAAGAATATATGAAAACCATGTCGGATTTTTACTATGACGGAACTGATATATATAATACAATATCCTCAAAGGAGGAATGA
- a CDS encoding GNAT family N-acetyltransferase, translated as MIRELKETDIDQIMKIWLDTNIKAHHFIDSSYWLKSYVTVEKVLPQATVYVYDSNGQIQGFLGLNGDYIEGIFVDADYQSKGIGRELLGYAKERHNKLLLNVYKRNERAAAYYLREGFVVMTEQIEEDTKERELTMVWKPLETENTAYK; from the coding sequence ATGATCAGAGAATTGAAAGAAACCGATATCGATCAGATTATGAAAATATGGCTTGATACGAATATCAAGGCGCATCATTTTATTGACAGCAGCTATTGGTTAAAAAGCTATGTAACAGTTGAAAAAGTTCTGCCCCAGGCAACTGTTTATGTGTATGATTCCAATGGTCAGATCCAGGGATTCCTTGGACTGAACGGGGATTACATTGAGGGGATTTTTGTTGATGCAGACTATCAATCCAAAGGAATTGGAAGAGAACTGCTTGGTTATGCCAAAGAGAGGCATAACAAACTTCTTTTAAATGTTTATAAACGAAATGAAAGGGCAGCAGCGTACTATTTGAGAGAAGGCTTTGTGGTTATGACGGAACAGATTGAGGAGGATACAAAAGAACGCGAGCTCACGATGGTATGGAAGCCGCTTGAAACAGAAAATACCGCTTATAAATAA
- a CDS encoding RNHCP domain-containing protein, with translation MNKKKENKINKGINTDAFQATVVNIMNKQVKVLSKGEVFSCLLPGSLISNKNSLVVGDEVEVGNAGNGQYKLIHVLSRKTALYRGNRRSPEEKVLVAANVQCLLAIVTADYLLNQAGYLESAIIAARRAEIQVGIFISKWDLIGESAQALLEAKLELYKNTAGFVFAGSARERQEELFKTVEGKTVVVIGDRSCGKTTLIHGSDSRCPMPSTHTSVLEVGLKGTLWIDTPGFRDFALQQISEEERNAVFPELARFTEGCYFRNCTHVHEDGCQVLEALRTKKLKRERYDAYQKMTDVKAASSITPKIDYRHTACTESFTCEVCGTLVVPEGAGSRHRNHCPKCLSSIHIDNDPGDRASLCKGIMEPVSVWVRKGGEWAIIHRCRTCGTLSSNRIAADDNPAMLMSIAVKPLAMTPFPLNKLEKLFGP, from the coding sequence GTGAATAAGAAAAAAGAAAATAAAATCAATAAAGGTATAAATACAGATGCTTTTCAGGCTACGGTTGTAAATATCATGAATAAACAAGTGAAAGTTTTATCAAAAGGTGAAGTCTTTTCTTGCCTGCTTCCCGGTTCATTGATCTCGAATAAGAATTCCCTGGTTGTTGGTGATGAGGTTGAAGTAGGAAATGCCGGAAACGGTCAATATAAACTAATACATGTACTCTCTAGAAAAACCGCCTTATATCGGGGAAATCGCCGTTCTCCAGAGGAGAAGGTACTGGTAGCAGCGAATGTCCAATGTCTTTTGGCAATCGTGACCGCAGATTACCTGCTCAATCAGGCTGGTTACCTGGAATCGGCGATCATTGCCGCCAGACGCGCAGAAATTCAAGTCGGCATATTTATCAGCAAATGGGATTTGATCGGAGAAAGCGCTCAGGCTTTGTTGGAAGCCAAACTGGAACTGTATAAAAATACCGCCGGCTTTGTATTTGCAGGTTCCGCTCGTGAGCGGCAGGAAGAACTATTTAAAACAGTTGAGGGAAAAACTGTGGTTGTCATTGGTGACAGGTCCTGCGGAAAAACAACTCTCATACATGGAAGTGATTCCCGCTGCCCGATGCCAAGCACTCATACCAGTGTATTGGAGGTTGGCCTTAAAGGAACCTTATGGATTGATACGCCCGGATTCCGGGATTTTGCCCTGCAGCAAATCTCCGAGGAGGAGCGAAACGCGGTATTCCCTGAACTGGCACGATTTACAGAAGGCTGTTATTTCAGGAATTGCACCCATGTCCACGAAGATGGGTGTCAGGTACTTGAGGCCCTTCGCACAAAGAAACTTAAAAGGGAACGATATGATGCTTATCAGAAGATGACGGATGTCAAAGCTGCTTCAAGCATTACCCCCAAAATTGATTACCGGCATACCGCCTGCACAGAGAGCTTCACCTGCGAAGTTTGCGGAACGCTTGTGGTGCCGGAAGGTGCCGGGAGCCGGCATCGAAACCATTGTCCGAAGTGTTTATCAAGCATTCATATAGACAATGATCCTGGCGACCGCGCTTCCCTGTGTAAAGGAATTATGGAGCCGGTCAGTGTTTGGGTACGCAAGGGGGGCGAATGGGCGATTATTCACAGATGCCGAACGTGCGGTACTTTGAGCTCAAATCGAATTGCAGCAGATGATAATCCAGCCATGCTCATGTCCATTGCAGTAAAGCCGCTGGCTATGACACCATTTCCACTGAATAAACTGGAGAAGCTGTTTGGTCCGTAA
- a CDS encoding nitroreductase family protein, whose translation MKMDFPVAKTVNARSSVRTYENRDLSANEKAQINAYIDNLSNPFSADVTFRLLEKASSTDGEKLGTYGVIKGAGNYIVASAADKELALEALGYSFEKLILYATSLGLGTCWLGGTFNRSGFAAAMNLKEGDLFPCISPIGYPAGKKSTMESLMRWVSKADQRKEWSELFFKQNFSQPLTKDDAGEFAFPLEMVRLAPSAVNKQPWRIVQDNDAYHFYLARSLKSDNEKVDLQRVDMGIATCHFHMAVLEKELPGKFQKLAKPGIQSPEQMQYIYSWIPG comes from the coding sequence ATGAAAATGGATTTCCCTGTTGCTAAAACAGTCAATGCCCGCAGCAGTGTCAGGACTTATGAGAACCGTGATCTTTCAGCAAATGAAAAGGCTCAAATCAACGCCTATATAGATAACTTATCCAATCCTTTTTCCGCAGATGTTACCTTCCGGCTTCTGGAAAAGGCTTCATCGACCGATGGAGAAAAGCTGGGAACCTATGGTGTCATTAAAGGTGCAGGGAATTATATTGTTGCATCGGCAGCAGATAAAGAACTGGCTTTGGAAGCCCTTGGCTATTCTTTTGAAAAACTGATTCTGTATGCCACATCCCTTGGACTTGGTACCTGCTGGCTTGGGGGGACCTTTAACCGCAGCGGTTTTGCTGCGGCCATGAATCTAAAAGAAGGGGATCTTTTTCCTTGCATTTCTCCCATCGGTTATCCTGCAGGTAAAAAAAGTACTATGGAATCATTGATGAGGTGGGTATCAAAGGCAGATCAGAGAAAAGAATGGAGCGAACTATTTTTTAAACAGAATTTCTCACAACCTTTGACGAAAGATGATGCGGGGGAGTTTGCATTCCCGTTGGAAATGGTGCGTCTGGCTCCTTCCGCTGTTAATAAGCAGCCATGGAGAATCGTTCAGGATAATGATGCGTATCATTTTTATCTGGCAAGATCTCTAAAAAGCGACAACGAAAAAGTTGACCTTCAAAGAGTGGATATGGGCATAGCAACCTGCCATTTTCATATGGCCGTATTGGAAAAGGAATTGCCGGGGAAATTTCAAAAGCTTGCAAAACCCGGGATACAAAGCCCGGAACAGATGCAGTACATCTATTCCTGGATTCCAGGTTAA
- a CDS encoding MarR family winged helix-turn-helix transcriptional regulator, whose amino-acid sequence MADEAFSKTGLSPSHAMLLYIVNLKGGIPQKEIGEMLHLTPSTITRLLERLERKGLIAKQAEGKNVYLNTTPEGLTMQNDILTAWNQLQEKYKDVLTEEETLKFIEISNKLLESLDDKKIK is encoded by the coding sequence ATGGCAGATGAAGCCTTCAGCAAAACCGGGTTGTCACCCAGCCATGCAATGCTCCTGTATATTGTAAACCTCAAAGGTGGTATACCACAGAAAGAAATTGGCGAAATGCTGCATTTGACACCGTCAACCATAACCCGCCTGCTTGAGAGGCTTGAGCGAAAAGGACTTATTGCAAAACAAGCGGAAGGAAAGAATGTATATCTCAATACGACACCAGAGGGCCTTACCATGCAAAATGATATTTTGACAGCATGGAATCAGCTTCAAGAGAAATACAAAGACGTTTTGACAGAAGAAGAAACCCTTAAATTTATAGAAATCAGCAACAAGCTTCTTGAAAGCCTGGACGATAAAAAAATTAAATGA
- a CDS encoding VOC family protein: protein MKYQGCLLAVRDISVSKHFYETILHQNIVMDIGSHVTFEGFSLQQGYAELVGVVIDSVKEQSHNFQVYFEVEDLDIVYAELKNISGLQWLHEIKEYPWGQRDIRIYDPDKHIVEIAEDMNTVIKRFFSQGMSAEEVAKRTMFPIEVVKQYESCFDK from the coding sequence ATGAAATATCAAGGATGTCTTTTAGCGGTCAGGGATATATCCGTTTCTAAACACTTTTATGAAACAATTCTTCATCAAAATATTGTAATGGATATTGGCTCACATGTAACCTTTGAGGGCTTTTCTCTGCAACAGGGATATGCCGAACTCGTCGGTGTAGTAATCGATAGTGTAAAAGAACAATCACATAACTTTCAAGTTTATTTTGAAGTGGAAGATTTAGACATAGTATATGCCGAATTAAAAAATATATCTGGCTTGCAATGGTTACATGAAATAAAGGAATACCCGTGGGGGCAGCGTGACATTCGGATATATGACCCTGATAAGCATATTGTAGAAATTGCAGAGGATATGAATACGGTTATAAAGCGCTTTTTCAGTCAGGGCATGTCGGCTGAAGAAGTCGCCAAACGCACTATGTTTCCCATTGAAGTTGTGAAACAGTATGAATCGTGCTTTGATAAATGA
- a CDS encoding putative quinol monooxygenase has protein sequence MIKVVAENFIKSEKVEEFIVLAKQLVQDTRQNDVGCIRYELLQDIKDPQLLTMLEEWEDQEALNKHMAAKHFKEAIALFADLVEKPGNINLYKTLV, from the coding sequence ATGATTAAAGTTGTTGCGGAGAATTTTATTAAATCAGAAAAGGTAGAAGAATTTATTGTATTAGCAAAGCAGCTTGTACAGGATACCCGGCAGAACGACGTTGGCTGCATCCGCTATGAGCTGCTGCAGGATATAAAAGACCCACAGCTTCTGACAATGCTTGAGGAATGGGAAGATCAGGAAGCACTGAACAAGCATATGGCGGCAAAGCATTTTAAGGAAGCCATCGCTTTATTTGCGGATCTCGTGGAAAAACCAGGTAATATTAATCTTTATAAGACGTTAGTCTGA